From Qipengyuania soli:
GGATGGACACCGTTCCGAATACCCAGAAGGTGCCGAAGATGCCCATCATGAAGCCAAGATCGCCGACACGGTTGACCACGAAGGCCTTGATTGCGGCGGCGTTGGCGCTGGGCTTCTTGAACCAGAAACCGATCAGCAGGTAGCTCGCGAGGCCCACGCCTTCCCAACCGAAGAACATCTGGACGAGGTTGTCGGCGGTCACCAGCATGAGCATGGCGAAGGTGAAGAGCGAGAGGTAGGCGAAGAACCGCGGCTGGTCCGGATCTTCCTCCATGTAGCCCCAGCTGTAGAGGTGGACGAGCGCCGAGACGGTGGTGATGACCACCAGCATGACCGCAGTCAGCGTGTCGACGCGCAATGCCCAGTCGAAGGCGAGGTCGCCCGAAGCCACCCACTTGAGCACGGGAACCACGGCCGGTTCGTAGGAGCCGCCGACGAAGCCGAGGAAGATCGGCCAGCTCAGCGCACAGCTGACGAAAAGCGCGCCGGTTGTCAGCCCCTTGGTGAAGACGCTGGGCGCGGACTTGTTGACCAGCCCGCCGACGATTGCGGCGAGCAGCGGCAGGAAGACGATTGCGATGATCGGATGCACCGTGGCTTACCCCTTCAGCCGGTCGACGTCGTCGACCGCGATGGTGCCGCGGCCACGGAAATAGATGACAAGGATGGCAAGCCCGACGGCTGCCTCGCCCGCTGCCACGGTCAGCACGAACATGGCGAAGACCTGGCCGACCAGGTCGCCAAGGAAGGCGCTGAAGGCGACGAGGTTGATGTTCACGCTGAGCAGGATCAGCTCGATCGCCATCAGGATGACGATGATGTTCTTGCGGTTGAGGAAGATGCCCAGCACGCCGAGCACGAACAGGATCGCGCTGACGAAGACATAGTGTTCGATGCCGATCACAGCTCGACCCCCTGCCCGATTTCGGGCTGCTTCATGACGGTTGCTTCCTCGGGCCGGCGACGGACCTGCTTGGAAATGTCCTGCTGGCCGCGCGCGCCATCGGGGCGCTGGCGGTGGGTGAGGACGATCGCGCCGACCATCGCGACGAGCAGGATGATCCCGGCCGCCTCGAACAGGAACAGGTAGTCGCGGTAGAGGACCGCACCGATGCTCTCGATATTGGCACGGTCGGCAATGGGTGCAGCAGCGCCGCTGGCAGTGCCGAGTTCAAGTGCGCCGATCTTGTAGGCGCCGATGCCGACCAGCAGTTCGACCAGCAGGACCAGCGCGATGGCGATCCCGAGCGGAAAGTTCTTCACGAAGCCTGCCCGCATCTCCGAAAAGTCGATGTCGAGCATCATGACCACGAAGAGAAAGAGCACCGCGACTGCGCCGACGTACACGATGACCAGCAGCGCAGCGATGAATTCGGCGCCGACAAGGACCATCAGCCCCGCCCCGTTGAAGAAAGCGAGGATCAGCCACAGTACCGAATGCACCGGGTTGCGCGCCGTGATCACCATGACCGCGCTGGCGGT
This genomic window contains:
- the nuoK gene encoding NADH-quinone oxidoreductase subunit NuoK, with amino-acid sequence MIGIEHYVFVSAILFVLGVLGIFLNRKNIIVILMAIELILLSVNINLVAFSAFLGDLVGQVFAMFVLTVAAGEAAVGLAILVIYFRGRGTIAVDDVDRLKG
- a CDS encoding NADH-quinone oxidoreductase subunit J, which encodes MIQTLAFYLFAVMVTASAVMVITARNPVHSVLWLILAFFNGAGLMVLVGAEFIAALLVIVYVGAVAVLFLFVVMMLDIDFSEMRAGFVKNFPLGIAIALVLLVELLVGIGAYKIGALELGTASGAAAPIADRANIESIGAVLYRDYLFLFEAAGIILLVAMVGAIVLTHRQRPDGARGQQDISKQVRRRPEEATVMKQPEIGQGVEL